Proteins co-encoded in one Plasmodium coatneyi strain Hackeri chromosome 7, complete sequence genomic window:
- a CDS encoding Autophagy-related protein 3: MSESINVKHKIGDTYRKVYSYFKPITYSSSFVKNGTLTPAEFVDAGDFLVYKFRTWEWQDADKNRRVPYLPEGKQFLLTKNVACKQRIKDLSYIMRDVKTVENDWLLPSYEEENNATDIDDYMCDLEPPPRSVPPQEKTHNHHDDLVEEDDEAIDIHNFDAHFDPNYDLIKLCIIFSPQEDDPAALDHADLYSYGGQNENVMKIRTYDVSITYDKYYETPRIWLFGYDENGHPLKSEEIFEDISAEYSYETVTYDPHPCTGVMTASIHPCRHAEAMLNIVKNWMSEGKEPRHDLYLLFLLKFVSGVIPTIEYDFTMDVEFPKDDRQEM, encoded by the exons ATGAGCGAATCAATAAATGTAAAGCATAAAATAGGAGATACATATAGGAAGGTGTACTCGTATTTTAAGCCAATCACATACTCGTCttcatttgttaaaaatg GGACACTAACCCCAGCGGAGTTTGTGGACGCGGGGGATTTTCTGGTATACAAGTTTAGAACATGggaatg gcAAGATGCAGATAAAAATCGGAGAGTTCCCTATCTACCGGAGGGGAAGCAATTCCTCTTAACGAAAAATGTGGCGTGCAAACAAAGAATTAAGGACTTGAGTTATATTATGCGCGATGTG aaaactGTTGAAAACGATTGGCTGCTTCCAAGTTACGAAGAGGAGAACAACGCCACTGATATAGATGATT aCATGTGTGACTTGGAGCCGCCCCCTAGAAGTGTGCCCCCACAGGAAAAG ACCCATAACCACCACGATGATTTGGTGGAAGAAGACGATGAAGCCATTGACATACATAATTTTGACGCACACTTTGATCCAAACTATGACCTCATTAAG CTATGCATTATTTTCTCTCCACAGGAAGATGACCCAGCCGCGCTGGACCACGCAGATCTTTATTCGTACGGTGGGCAGAATGAAA ACGTTATGAAAATACGCACGTATGATGTGAGCATAACCTACGACAAGTATTACGAAACTCCCCGGATATGGCTGTTTGGATATGACGAA AATGGGCACCCGCTAAAATCGGAGGAAATTTTTGAAGACATCTCTGCAGAGTACAGTTACGAGACGGTCACT TATGACCCCCACCCGTGCACAGGCGTAATGACTGCATCTATCCATCCATGCAG ACACGCCGAAGCTATGTTAaacattgtaaaaaattggatGAGCGAGGGAAAGGAACCGAG GCATGATCTGtatcttctcttccttttgaaGTTTGTCTCTGGCGTGATACCAACGATTGAGTATGACTTTACAATGGATGTAGAGTTCCCGAAGGATGACAGGCAGGAGATGTGA